One window from the genome of Sesamum indicum cultivar Zhongzhi No. 13 linkage group LG15, S_indicum_v1.0, whole genome shotgun sequence encodes:
- the LOC105177527 gene encoding transcription factor TCP5-like, protein MIPRETDFTKQESSTSHDHNPSKNFKASSSSSTTSWSRFKDPRIVRVSRAFGGKDRHSKVCTVRGLRDRRVRLSVPTAIQLYDLQDRLGLNQPSKVVDWLLNAAKHEIDELPPLQIPQGSLIGQSLEQVLSNSHHELGASQSDKHGLKIGGGSINWDINDPLTQPRPSVFGGKSKDFEGETSGRDDQANWARNEEDQRQFNLENQSAAYNFSSSQNPSSLPINAVNPFNSFVRWDPSNLTLSHPPRSHGLMAQPEDWHNFSLVPLQPTLSTVPSGSHHHHQVLVYQPAGLSTQSYFPSQMPPTGTEFDPKQVNFQSSHVSNSSLSSPVHDSTTQPVRPIHFNMTANLLPSQNNDGS, encoded by the coding sequence ATGATTCCAAGGGAAACAGATTTCACCAAGCAGGAGAGCAGCACAAGTCATGATCATAATCCCAGCAAGAACTTCAAGGCCTCATCATCGAGCTCGACAACGTCTTGGTCCAGGTTTAAGGATCCAAGAATCGTGCGCGTCTCTAGAGCGTTCGGAGGGAAAGACAGGCACAGCAAAGTCTGCACTGTAAGAGGGCTGAGGGACAGGCGAGTGAGGCTGTCCGTTCCCACTGCCATCCAATTATACGATCTTCAAGACCGGTTAGGGCTAAATCAGCCGAGCAAAGTGGTTGATTGGTTGCTCAATGCTGCAAAGCATGAAATTGATGAACTGCCCCCACTCCAAATCCCTCAAGGGAGCTTAATTGGCCAAAGTCTTGAGCAAGTGCTGTCTAATTCCCATCATGAATTGGGAGCTTCTCAGTCGGACAAACACGGCCTAAAGATCGGTGGAGGAAGCATCAATTGGGATATTAATGATCCTTTGACGCAGCCCAGACCAAGTGTTTTTGGGGGGAAATCTAAGGATTTTGAAGGAGAAACAAGTGGTAGAGATGATCAGGCTAATTGGGcaagaaatgaagaagatcAAAGGCAATTTAACTTGGAAAACCAAAGTGCTGCATACAACTTCTCCTCCAGCCAAAATCCCTCTTCACTACCAATTAATGCTGTTAATCCATTCAATTCATTTGTTAGATGGGATCCCTCAAATTTAACTCTATCTCACCCTCCAAGAAGCCATGGATTAATGGCTCAACCCGAAGATTGGCACAATTTCAGCCTCGTCCCGTTGCAGCCAACGCTGTCGACTGTGCCATCAGgatctcatcatcatcatcaggtTCTTGTGTATCAGCCTGCTGGATTGAGCACACAATCTTATTTTCCCTCTCAAATGCCTCCCACTGGTACTGAATTCGACCCGAAACAAGTGAACTTTCAGAGTTCACATGTCTCAAATTCTTCCCTTAGTTCACCTGTTCATGACTCCACTACTCAGCCTGTCAGGCCAATCCATTTCAACATGACTGCAAATCTCCTCCCTTCACAAAACAACGACGGAAGCTAG
- the LOC105177530 gene encoding protein LONGIFOLIA 2 encodes MSAKTTPSLADENRDLRKQIGCMHGIFQLFDRQHFLTGRRVSSHSHKKLLQGVQHELDPQYATKDVIEKDLEVQKEKPRISTESSRASYSSSSCSSTFSSLDCNRIAQSERLALRQINIPESPFQITAVKEQKPSFTKGKQSLDLRDVVKDSMYREARCLSIKSLANDERRGTVMKHIDSPRPSQQAKSRRPNATNYEGSARVLAKVQEGTKNSKDDRLTLHRFSYDGRESGEAFKSAMKQKEFPRLSLDSKASSMKSSALESSLNFLGRDLHVENENPSQNFQMNQEPGSHNRTSSVVAKLMGLEAFSDTISTNDGRTPTIKSCPKEAFSSQLTSTAEESKQNQVANSPHASQNNPVLPSPKLDSANFVRKPTTGSRFPMEPAPWKQQDFSQGYPKMAPQSRKPPMSTHLSSSVYGEIEKRITELEFKRSGKDLRALKQIVEAMQKTRERLDDQRGKSAEVPSQRRCSLEDSCSDQSNLLMWNNRKSYHQVPNIKGLSAPKQLGSSVVIMQPAQVINNVKHPVSSPVHTRETSNLQRLHAQNPKYNRGNSAHRQKAKELPPKNNNLKDPSRQLPSTDKKTIWGTSEPDRILGGHWRTKVENSSTPGRSSGMVSPRLQQNLLRIEEQTHPTTPSSDSGRVRKHCSRILIETGPQNRKHKIKTKDQPLCDSQLNELSSETIHLSYQGDTASIKSESINSLVSQTETEVTNLAHSMQLNSGGKENSVSTTREHMPAVEISVIMLEQPSPISVLDDTFYCEDSPSPIKKISTAFRDESPSPDEAEWQLETDCTRSSYGCYNQKSEMTKIPVHKLGLLNAKPDEIAENDNALVYGSLNPDHRYINKILMTSGLLKDSSFISTTHQILSSRHRINPDMFYVLEQTEESMEGMNGEAIEKNNRMKLDKKIQRKIIFDMVDEILVSKITSGRLFAAGKKRTNREGLLKEVYLEIDRLYRISESTLDDEVDEINRLLTADMMYQSEDWADFSGETPALALDIERLIFKDLINEVVTGEVMGYHDLPKRYCRQLFSK; translated from the exons ATGTCTGCAAAGACAACGCCTTCTCTGGCAGATGAGAACCGAGATCTTCGGAAGCAGATTGGGTGCATGCACGGCATATTTCAACTCTTTGACCGTCAACATTTCCTTACAGGCCGGCGAGTTAGTAGTCACAGCCATAAAAAGCTACTTCAAG GTGTGCAGCACGAACTGGACCCTCAATATGCAACAAAAGATGTCATA GAAAAAGATCTGGAAGTGCAGAAAGAGAAACCAAGGATCTCCACTGAATCATCCCGGGCCTCCTActcatcttcttcttgttcGTCTACATTCTCATCACTTGACTGTAATCGAATAGCTCAATCAGAAAGACTTGCACTGAGACAGATCAATATTCCTGAAAGCCCATTTCAGATCACAGCTGTGAAAGAACAGAAGCCTTCATTTACTAAGGGCAAGCAATCCCTTGATCTTCGGGATGTGGTTAAGGACTCGATGTATAGGGAAGCCCGTTGTCTGTCTATCAAATCCTTGGCTAATGATGAAAGAAGAGGCACTGTAATGAAGCACATTGACTCTCCCAGGCCATCTCAGCAGGCCAAATCCAGAAGGCCAAATGCCACAAATTATGAGGGATCAGCTCGAGTTCTTGCTAAGGTCCAGGAAGGTACAAAGAACAGCAAGGATGACCGGCTGACACTCCATCGTTTCTCTTATGATGGAAGAGAATCAGGAGAGGCATTTAAGTCGGCCATGAAGCAAAAAGAATTCCCAAGACTTTCACTAGACAGTAAAGCAAGTTCCATGAAGTCTTCGGCCCTTGAGTCAAGTCTGAATTTTCTCGGCCGTGACCTGCATGTGGAAAATGAGAACCCCagccaaaattttcaaatgaacCAAGAACCTGGAAGCCACAACAGAACGTCCAGTGTTGTAGCCAAGCTAATGGGTTTGGAAGCTTTCTCAGATACCATCTCCACAAATGACGGTAGGACCCCCACGATAAAGTCATGCCCTAAAGAAGCTTTTTCTTCACAATTAACCTCAACAGCTGAGGAAAGTAAGCAAAATCAAGTTGCTAATTCTCCACATGCTTCACAAAACAATCCCGTTCTACCATCACCAAAATTGGATAGTGCCAATTTTGTCAGAAAACCAACTACAGGTTCAAGGTTTCCAATGGAACCAGCTCCATGGAAGCAACAAGATTTCAGTCAAGGTTATCCTAAAATGGCTCCACAGAGTCGGAAACCTCCAATGAGTACCCACCTCTCTTCTTCAGTTTATggtgaaattgagaagaggatAACAGAACTTGAATTCAAAAGGTCCGGTAAGGATCTCAGAGCTCTTAAGCAGATAGTTGAAGCAATGCAGAAAACGAGAGAGCGGTTGGACGACCAAAGAGGTAAGTCTGCAGAAGTCCCATCGCAGAGAAGATGTAGTTTGGAAGACAGCTGCTCTGATCAGTCTAACTTGTTAATGTGGAACAATAGAAAGAGTTACCACCAAGTTCCTAATATCAAGGGACTTTCTGCTCCTAAGCAATTAGGCTCTTCTGTTGTGATCATGCAACCAGCTCAAGTGATCAACAACGTCAAACATCCAGTTTCATCCCCAGTCCACACAAGAGAAACATCAAATTTGCAAAGACTCCATGCTCAGAACCCTAAATATAACAGGGGCAATTCAGCTCACAGACAAAAAGCAAAAGAGCTCCCACCAAAGAACAATAATCTGAAAGACCCAAGTAGGCAACTTCCTTCCACTGACAAGAAGACTATTTGGGGAACTTCAGAACCAGATCGAATCTTAGGAGGACACTGGCGCACGAAAGTAGAAAATTCCAGTACCCCAGGAAGGAGTTCTGGAATGGTGAGCCCAAGGTTACAACAGAATCTACTCAGGATAGAAGAGCAAACTCATCCCACCACCCCATCATCAGACTCAGGGAGGGTCAGAAAGCATTGCAGTAGGATACTCATAGAAACAGGTCCGCAGAACagaaaacacaaaatcaaaacaaaggATCAGCCGTTATGTGATAGCCAATTGAATGAGCTTAGTAGTGAGACGATACACTTAAGTTACCAAGGTGACACAGCTTCCATTAAATCAGAAAGCATCAACAGCCTAGTCTCACAGACAGAAACAGAGGTCACAAATCTGGCTCATTCAATGCAATTAAATTCTGGAGGAAAAGAG AATTCTGTGTCAACAACGAGAGAACACATGCCAGCAGTTGAAATTTCAGTTATCATGTTGGAACAACCAAGTCCCATCTCAGTTCTTGATGATACATTTTACTGTGAAGATTCACCATCTCCAATAAAGAAGATATCAACAGCTTTTCGAG ATGAGAGTCCAAGTCCTGATGAAGCAGAATGGCAACTTGAGACGGACTGCACAAGATCCAGTTATGGTTGCTACAATCAGAAGTCAGAGATGACGAAAATTCCAGTTCACAAGCTTGGATTGTTGAATGCTAAGCCTGATGAAATTGCTGAAAATGACAATGCATTAGTATATGGGAGCCTCAATCCAGATCACAGATACATCAATAAGATACTAATGACATCCGGACTCCTCAAAGACTCAAGCTTCATCTCGACAACTCATCAAATCCTTTCCTCACGCCATCGTATCAATCCTGACATGTTTTATGTCCTTGAACAAACAGAGGAATCCATGGAAGGGATGAATGGAGAAGCaattgaaaagaataatagGATGAAGTTGgataagaaaattcaaagaaagaTTATTTTTGATATGGTAGATGAAATACTGGTTAGCAAAATCACTTCAGGCAGATTATTTGCAGCAGGAAAGAAAAGGACAAATAGAGAGGGGCTGTTGAAAGAAGTGTACTTGGAGATAGACCGTCTGTACAGGATATCAGAAAGCACTCTTGATGATGAGGTAGACGAAATAAACAGACTCTTAACTGCAGATATGATGTATCAATCAGAAGACTGGGCAGATTTCAGTGGTGAGACTCCAGCTTTGGCGTTGGACATTGAGCGCCTGATCTTTAAAGATTTGATCAATGAGGTAGTCACAGGTGAAGTTATGGGTTATCATGATTTGCCAAAGAGGTATTGCAGGCAACTGTTTAGCAAGTAG
- the LOC105177531 gene encoding uncharacterized protein LOC105177531 (The sequence of the model RefSeq protein was modified relative to this genomic sequence to represent the inferred CDS: added 52 bases not found in genome assembly), which produces MDIELLQNPAGGSSKSNPRRRKKRRAKKKAMEPQIMEQMDGNLEASNDTRDTKLFNNEAETNLLETDLTVQPLAECPTMAAGSAENLSIVSKESKKKKRRKKVKKKGKIKDEVQSLDQIKMDTGSTENPVEGNANDKRKRRGKRIKKKAKRKDEIQSIGQEDSMLNLHLSDGSHGGVVDDKIMNNEGTAQESEISLRKESSSSDLMQDKGNLLDLCKDEQTISLPDVIEASSKKVTSELVDESSGPMLRPMEVEEELFPCESQLSSHANQIAGEVEKFDNANNEVEIVVDQGKCSDESRSVISTCDVGALHLSSPDVLEAECLSQDLGLHPRIAPIASIKRKLLVLDVNGLLAHIVMPAPKDCRGDVHILGRAIFKRPFCDDFLKFCFQNFDVGVWSSRSKRIIDRVVEYLLGDLKDKLLFCWDMFHSTQTGFKTLENSHKPLVFKELRKIWETDDPTLPWKKGDYNESNTLLLDDSPYKALLNPLHTAIFPNSYHYGDKNDNSLGPGGDLRVYLEGLLTSEDVRKYVEQHTFGQSAINETNLSWGFYSGVLQTMSNQLENNTPSSLPTLS; this is translated from the exons ATGGATATAGAACTACTGCAAAATCCTGCTGGAGGTAGTTCTAAGAGCAACCcaagaaggagaaagaaaCGGAGAGCAAAAAAGAAGGCTATGGAACCACAAATCATGGAACAGATGGATGGTAATTTGGAAGCTTCGAATGATACAAGAGATactaaattattcaataatgAGGCAGAAACAAATCTTCTTGAGACAGATTTAACTGTGCAACCACTGGCAGAGTG agcaaaaagaaaaagcggCGGAAAAAAGTGAAGAAGAAGGGAAAGATTAAGGACGAAGTTCAAAGCTTGGACCAAATTAAGATGGATACAGGATCAACAGAAAATCCAGTTGAAGGGAATGCaaatgacaaaagaaaaaggagggggaaaaggattaaaaagaaagcaaaaaggAAAGATGAAATCCAAAGCATCGGCCAGGAGGATAGCATGTTAAATTTGCACTTATCAGATGGAAGCCATGGGGGAGTGGTTGATGACAAGATCATGAATAATGAGGGCACAGCTCAAGAATCTGAAATTTCTTTAAGGAAAGAATCCTCTTCATCAGATTTAATGCAGGATAAGGGGAATCTCTTGGATTTGTGTAAAGATGAACAGACCATATCACTGCCTGATGTTATTGAGGCTTCAAGCAAAAAAGTTACTTCTGAATTAGTTGATGAGAGTTCTGGACCTATGTTGAGGCCCATGGAGGTGGAAGAGGAACTCTTTCCTTGTGAAAGCCAACTTAGTTCCCATGCTAATCAGATCGCTGGAGAGGTGGAGAAGTTTGATAATGCTAACAATGAGGTTGAAATTGTTGTTGATCAGGGGAAGTGTTCAGATGAAAGCAGGAGTGTCATCTCCACTTGTGATGTCGGGGCCCTGCACCTTTCTTCTCCTGATGTGCTTGAAGCAGAATGCCTGTCACAAGATTTGGGACTGCATCCAAGAATAGCACCAATTGCTTCTATCAAGAGAAAGCTGCTAGTCCTTGATGTAAATGGTCTACTTGCGCACATAGTAATGCCAGCACCAAAGGATTGTAGAGGAGATGTACATATATTAGGACGAGCGA TTTTCAAGAGACCCTTCTGTGATGATTTTCTGAAGTTTTGCTTTCAGAACTTTGATGTGGGCGTATGGTCGTCAAGATCCAA GAGAATTATTGATAGAGTTGTTGAGTATTTATTGGGAGATCTGAAAGATAAGTTGCTATTTTGTTGG GATATGTTCCACAGTACCCAAACAGGGTTCAAAACTCTTGAAAATAGCCATAAGCCCTTGGTCTTCAAGGAGCTAAGGAAGATTTGGGAAACTGATGATCCTACTTTGCCTTGGAAGAAGGGTGACTATAATGAATCAAACACATTATTGTTGGATGATTCTCCTTACAAGGCCTTACTCAATCCA CTGCATACTGCAATATTTCCCAATTCATACCATTACGGGGATAAAAATGACAATTCATTAg GCCCTGGAGGTGATCTTCGAGTTTATTTGGAAGGGTTGTTGACATCTGAAGATGTTCGGAAATATGTTGAGCAACATACCTTTGGTCAAAGTGCTATAAATGAAACTAACTTGTCTTGGGGCTTCTACTCTGGGGTTCTTCAGACCATGTCGAACCAATTGGAAAATAATACTCCAAGTTCCCTACCTACTCTGAGTTAG